Proteins from a genomic interval of Diprion similis isolate iyDipSimi1 chromosome 10, iyDipSimi1.1, whole genome shotgun sequence:
- the LOC124411934 gene encoding glypican-4 — protein sequence MSALTFPLCTLLALGVAATAAAGLKCDAVRTYFEAQGFPPSDIPKEPISSRELKTCGGVSSGGEVCCSADMELRLQARAKDKHEKATRDSLHRWHQIFATRATKFHDFFKDLLAASKKGFHEMFKRTYGVIYEQNAYLFTDLFKELENYYARGTVNLEDAMDNFFNVLYQKMFTVMNSQYQFDDKYLECVGDHMKEMSPFGDVPQKLSVQIKRSFVATRAFSQSLNVAADVLKNMQSLRSSPECAAALTRMTACPSCSGIPGNVLACANMCTNVMKGCLAQHAALDLDWNHFVEAVDKVAERLLGPFNIEVVVEPIDIKISEAIMNFQESGADVSQRVFSGCGKPILGKRRRRDSRELQLESLNFNQASSAEERAPTAAMMDKLVKEIRQRIRDSKQFWTYLPYQICNNGLVVPPSNTKECWNGTHIDQYIYPVSSNGEIQTLNPEVQASGPKATVVKEQLYALSMISNRLRLAFNGQDVDWIDTEETGYGSGSGSGDGGDDDDGRIDDDLEDDEIEEGDGETRILVEGSGYETSTNSRDNQDTYNNNDNDNNNNNKQQSTTTILGKDESPVVPPKIDTSVTTKSKPGANNKTLSVAGSGNGIYRPKMSLSRALTTYLFPIAVMWFGGCLTEWL from the exons CCCGTGAGTTGAAGACCTGCGGTGGCGTCAGCAGCGGCGGTGAAGTATGCTGCTCGGCTGACATGGAGTTAAGACTCCAGGCCCGAGCAAAGGACAAACACGAAAAGGCTACCAGAGACAGTCTTCACAGATGGCATCAGATATTCGCCACAAGGGCGACCAAGTTTCATG ACTTTTTCAAAGATCTACTGGCAGCGAGTAAGAAAGGCTTTCACGAAATGTTTAAACGAACATACGGCGTTATTTACGAACAGAACGCTTACCTATTCACCGACCTGTTCAAGGAACTCGAGAATTACTACGCCAGGGGAACG gTCAACCTTGAAGATGCGATGGACAATTTCTTCAACGTCCTTTATCAGAAGATGTTCACGGTGATGAACAGCCAGTATCAATTCGACGACAAGTATCTGGAGTGCGTTGGTGACCACATGAAGGAGATGAGCCCTTTTGGCGACGTTCCTCAAAAATTGAGCGTCCAGATAAAGCGATCGTTCGTTGCAACCAGGGCGTTCAGTCAGTCCTTGAACGTCGCTGCCGACGTTCTGAAGAATATGCAGAGT CTTAGATCATCTCCCGAATGCGCCGCGGCTTTAACCAGAATGACGGCCTGCCCATCATGCAGTGGCATTCCTGGTAATGTCTTGGCCTGCGCGAACATGTGCACCAACGTGATGAAGGGTTGCCTCGCTCAACATGCTGCGCTTGACCTCGACTGGAATCATTTTGTCG AGGCAGTTGACAAGGTTGCAGAGCGTCTTTTGGGTCCGTTCAACATCGAGGTGGTGGTCGAGCCGATAGATATAAAGATATCGGAGGCGATCATGAACTTCCAAGAGAGTGGAGCCGACGTGTCACAGAGGGTTTTCTCTGGCTGTGGTAAACCGATATTGGGGAAAAGGCGGAGGCGGGATAGCAGAGAACTCCAGCTCGAGTCGCTGAATTTCAATCAGGCTTCGTCGGCTGAGGAACGAGCTCCTACCGCTGCTATGATGGACAAACTCGTAAAGGAGATCAGGCAGAGGATCAGagattcaaaacaattttggACCTATCTTCCCTACCAAATATGCAACAACGGTCTCGTCGTTCCTCCTAGCAATACCAAAGAGTGCTGGAACGGGACTCACATTGACCA gtatatatatccaGTTTCTTCGAACGGTGAGATCCAGACTCTGAATCCTGAGGTCCAAGCCTCGGGACCAAAGGCAACGGTTGTCAAGGAGCAGCTATACGCTCTTTCGATGATCAGCAACAGGTTGAGGTTGGCCTTTAATGGTCAAGACGTCGATTGGATCGACACAG AGGAGACTGGATATGGATCCGGAAGTGGTTCAGGAGACGGTGGAGACGACGATGATGGTCGCATCGACGACGACCTCGAGGATGACGAGATAGAGGAGGGTGACGGTGAGACGAGAATTCTGGTGGAGGGATCAGGTTACGAGACGTCAACAAACTCAAGGGACAATCAAGACACctacaacaacaacgacaacgacaacaacaacaacaacaagcaacagtcgacgacgacgattctTGGTAAAGACGAAAGTCCGGTTGTTCCTCCGAAGATCGATACTTCTGTCACGACGAAGAGCAAACCCGGTGCCAACAACAAGACTTTGTCAGTCGCTGGTAGTGGCAACGGTATTTACAGACCAAAAATGTCACTCAGCAGAGCGCTGACTACGTACCTTTTCCCCATAGCCGTAATGTGGTTTGGCGGTTGTTTAACCGAGTGGCTGTGA